The following proteins are co-located in the Heliorestis convoluta genome:
- the recQ gene encoding DNA helicase RecQ — MQGFSHPLIEQAQALLHKYYGYSSFRSGQVPLIGQILQGQDTLGIMPTGGGKSICYQVPALLFQGLTLVISPLISLMKDQVDGLQRLGIAATYVNSSLSFPEVKERLQKAAQGWYKLIYVAPERLESPSFRTLLQTLPIAQVAVDEAHCVSQWGHDFRPSYGAIAPMIAELPYRPVVSAFTATATTEVTHDIIRLLGLRQVQPYITGFNRENLTFSVLRGENKRDFIFRYLSDHLDESGIIYGSTRKEVDQLADFLSRKGFSVAPYHAGLSDEERNRNQEMFLYDDVKVMVASNAFGMGIDKSNVRFVIHHNMPKNMEAYYQEAGRAGRDGEPSACILLFSPQDILVQKFLIEQSPMSLERKSYEYKKLQAMIDYCYTPQCLRHYILRYFGEKASGHCDDCSNCLDDRESVDVTIEAQKIFSCVKRMGERFGTSMVASVLKGSKSKKVMNQGFDKLSTYNIMSEYKEKEIVDLINLFCAEGYLVMTEGQYPVLQVAPRAMPVLRGQEKVYQKVQKRQAQKKESDPSLFEALRTLRKEISQKEQIPPYIIFHDSTLREMAQSRPLDQLAMLSIKGIGENKYRLYGEAFLSLIQDFENP, encoded by the coding sequence GTGCAGGGGTTTTCTCATCCCTTGATAGAACAAGCGCAGGCATTGTTGCATAAATATTATGGCTATTCTTCTTTTCGCTCTGGACAAGTGCCTTTAATTGGACAGATCTTGCAGGGACAGGATACACTTGGGATTATGCCTACAGGCGGTGGTAAGTCCATTTGTTATCAAGTTCCGGCTCTTCTTTTTCAAGGGCTTACCCTGGTTATCTCACCGCTGATTTCTTTGATGAAAGATCAAGTCGATGGACTTCAACGCCTCGGTATTGCAGCAACCTATGTCAACAGTTCTCTTTCTTTTCCTGAAGTGAAAGAGCGCTTACAGAAAGCTGCTCAAGGCTGGTATAAGCTCATTTATGTAGCACCAGAGCGTCTGGAATCGCCTTCTTTTCGTACTTTGCTACAAACGCTACCGATAGCACAGGTCGCTGTTGATGAAGCTCATTGTGTTTCCCAGTGGGGCCATGATTTTCGCCCTAGTTATGGTGCCATTGCTCCCATGATTGCAGAGTTACCGTACCGTCCCGTAGTCTCTGCTTTTACAGCAACAGCGACTACGGAAGTAACCCATGATATCATTCGGCTATTAGGGTTGCGACAAGTACAGCCTTATATAACGGGCTTTAATCGAGAGAATCTGACCTTTTCTGTTTTGCGCGGTGAGAATAAGCGAGACTTTATATTCCGCTATCTTTCTGATCATCTTGATGAATCGGGGATTATCTATGGATCTACGCGCAAAGAAGTAGACCAACTTGCCGATTTTTTGTCGCGAAAAGGCTTTTCTGTAGCTCCTTACCACGCTGGTCTCAGTGATGAAGAGCGCAATCGCAACCAAGAGATGTTTTTGTATGATGATGTGAAAGTCATGGTAGCGAGCAATGCTTTCGGTATGGGCATTGACAAGTCCAATGTTCGCTTCGTCATTCATCACAATATGCCTAAGAATATGGAAGCCTATTATCAAGAAGCAGGGCGTGCTGGTCGTGATGGAGAGCCGAGCGCTTGTATTTTGTTATTTAGCCCCCAAGATATTCTGGTACAGAAGTTTTTAATTGAACAAAGCCCTATGTCTCTAGAGCGGAAAAGCTATGAATATAAGAAACTGCAGGCCATGATCGACTATTGCTATACACCACAATGCCTTCGCCATTATATCCTCCGTTATTTTGGCGAAAAGGCCTCTGGTCACTGTGATGATTGTAGCAACTGTCTCGACGATCGAGAATCTGTTGATGTGACCATTGAAGCACAGAAGATTTTTTCTTGTGTAAAGCGAATGGGAGAGCGTTTTGGAACTTCGATGGTTGCTTCGGTGCTAAAAGGATCGAAAAGCAAAAAAGTAATGAACCAAGGCTTTGACAAGCTTTCTACTTATAATATTATGAGTGAATACAAAGAAAAAGAGATTGTCGATCTGATCAATCTCTTTTGTGCCGAAGGTTATTTGGTTATGACGGAAGGGCAGTATCCTGTCTTACAAGTGGCGCCACGAGCAATGCCTGTATTAAGAGGACAAGAGAAAGTGTATCAAAAAGTTCAAAAAAGACAAGCTCAGAAAAAAGAAAGTGACCCCTCACTATTCGAAGCTTTACGAACACTGCGAAAAGAAATATCTCAGAAAGAGCAAATCCCACCCTATATCATTTTTCACGATAGTACCCTTCGTGAAATGGCTCAAAGTAGGCCCCTTGATCAGCTGGCTATGCTATCGATTAAAGGGATCGGTGAGAACAAGTACAGATTGTATGGGGAAGCTTTTCTGTCCCTGATTCAGGACTTCGAAAACCCGTAG
- a CDS encoding class I SAM-dependent methyltransferase, producing the protein MSNKELDYCDPYDASQPFYWMKLEHLGRYMYAAYVAETKQCRRIVDAACANGYGTFDLALSASADYVLGVDSSEQLLQEALERLKEQSLSTVDFLQMDLEKDCFSQNLHESIDLIVTFETLEHLEKPERALDEFYKMLTSKGTLLLSVPNAFYEAIDKEGKSKNPHHKHLFDVPSICSLVEKAGFVVSQVLGQPLANTCWYREKTIVNLYKYNPHTVQRYYNQSPEALRYFSRLFAWPEVNQVEGSYSIILQADKQ; encoded by the coding sequence ATGAGTAATAAAGAACTAGATTACTGTGATCCTTATGATGCAAGTCAACCTTTTTATTGGATGAAATTAGAACACCTCGGTCGATACATGTATGCTGCTTATGTCGCTGAGACGAAGCAGTGCCGTAGAATTGTCGATGCTGCCTGCGCCAACGGTTATGGCACCTTCGATCTAGCTTTGTCTGCTTCAGCCGATTATGTCCTGGGCGTCGATAGTAGTGAACAATTGTTGCAAGAAGCCCTAGAGCGTCTCAAAGAACAAAGTCTTTCTACTGTAGACTTTTTGCAAATGGATTTAGAAAAAGATTGCTTTTCCCAGAATTTGCATGAATCGATAGATCTGATTGTTACTTTTGAGACCTTAGAACACTTAGAGAAACCGGAACGTGCTCTCGATGAATTTTATAAGATGCTGACGAGCAAAGGAACCTTGTTGCTCTCGGTGCCCAATGCTTTTTATGAAGCCATTGATAAGGAAGGCAAGTCCAAGAATCCTCATCATAAGCACCTTTTTGACGTACCTTCTATTTGTAGTTTAGTAGAAAAAGCAGGCTTTGTAGTAAGCCAGGTATTGGGACAACCCTTGGCCAATACTTGTTGGTATCGAGAAAAAACAATTGTCAACTTATACAAGTACAATCCTCATACTGTTCAGAGGTACTACAATCAAAGCCCCGAGGCATTGCGCTACTTTAGCCGACTTTTTGCTTGGCCTGAAGTCAATCAAGTTGAGGGTTCCTATTCCATTATCCTTCAGGCTGATAAACAGTAA
- a CDS encoding AbrB/MazE/SpoVT family DNA-binding domain-containing protein produces the protein MKSTGIVRKVDELGRVVIPIELRRTMGIDEKDSLEIYVDNEKIILKKYEPACVFCGSAVDVQNFRGKIVCNECAISMGQNATSAAG, from the coding sequence ATGAAATCAACAGGTATTGTGCGCAAAGTGGACGAGCTCGGTCGAGTCGTAATTCCTATCGAATTACGTCGTACCATGGGCATCGATGAGAAAGATTCTTTGGAGATTTATGTTGATAATGAGAAAATCATTCTGAAAAAATATGAGCCTGCTTGTGTTTTCTGTGGCAGTGCTGTCGATGTACAAAACTTCCGTGGCAAAATCGTTTGTAACGAATGTGCCATTTCCATGGGTCAAAATGCTACTTCTGCTGCAGGTTAA
- the nrfH gene encoding cytochrome c nitrite reductase small subunit, which yields MSWKKIWKKEWKMTWWKAGILGLFVLIAIGFIIGRQPLKGLVYALDAPELCVSCHVMEPHYESWYHSSHRDVACNDCHTPHNFVGKWVTKARAGIVDTWVYYIGPMPAQFRAKPHTQQILHDNCVRCHDHLVRRIGDTLHGEGTFCFSCHRHVPHGIQTGLGPNPRELDWR from the coding sequence ATGTCTTGGAAAAAAATTTGGAAAAAAGAGTGGAAAATGACTTGGTGGAAAGCCGGCATCTTAGGCTTATTTGTCTTGATTGCGATTGGCTTTATCATTGGTAGACAACCCTTAAAAGGCTTGGTCTATGCCCTTGATGCACCAGAGCTTTGTGTAAGCTGCCATGTCATGGAGCCTCATTATGAGTCATGGTACCACTCTTCTCATCGTGATGTTGCTTGCAACGATTGTCATACACCGCATAATTTCGTAGGAAAATGGGTTACCAAAGCGCGGGCTGGCATTGTCGATACTTGGGTCTATTATATAGGTCCCATGCCAGCGCAATTTCGAGCGAAACCACATACCCAACAAATTTTGCATGACAATTGTGTGCGCTGTCACGATCATCTTGTCCGTCGCATTGGCGATACTTTGCACGGGGAAGGTACATTTTGCTTCTCCTGTCACCGTCATGTGCCTCACGGAATTCAAACTGGCTTAGGACCGAATCCTCGTGAACTCGATTGGAGGTAG
- a CDS encoding sensor histidine kinase, with protein MKLRTKILLSTFLIIFSLAVVYIFLSIQATNAVFDRYEKHVQHHIDDHMIQVLAQYYVFNNESWQGVERQFMPVQIRDRDRMSTNNRRPAMVLFDEKEEPIAAWPRGSHTRWSELDFNTFGIKKTIEVNQKVVGTLWLPSPNIINFEGIKTHIFSTMLVSFLLSILISSIIAFGISYLLASRLTRPLHQLAKATEKIKKRRFDVRLPITSKDELGTVMSAFNEMNKELQRGEQVRKNMVADVAHELRTPLTVMQGQLESIQQGLIAPTVENILPIHDEVIRMNRLIDDLRQLSLAESGNLPLRRIDTDMQGLVRRILEIFSIELEARKLHGELNVYGEIPILSVDPDRITQVIVNILSNAMEYSPLDGKIRIIMREISLSMDEGDKELDELIYSWTYNSAEDQGIDHVVPEKPLLRWPEKQAKKQKGLLLTIVDEGPGIALEHLPHVFDRFYRCDSSRGRKKGGTGLGLAIAKEFVLAHGGMITVQSGKKKGSCFAVFLPAQKEEKSGQS; from the coding sequence ATGAAGCTACGAACCAAGATTCTGCTTAGTACCTTTCTGATTATTTTTAGCCTTGCTGTTGTTTACATTTTTTTATCGATTCAAGCGACCAATGCTGTCTTTGACCGCTATGAAAAGCATGTGCAACATCATATCGATGACCATATGATTCAAGTTTTAGCACAATACTATGTATTCAATAACGAAAGCTGGCAAGGTGTTGAGCGCCAGTTTATGCCTGTGCAGATCCGAGATCGAGACCGGATGAGTACAAACAACAGGCGACCTGCCATGGTCTTGTTCGATGAAAAGGAAGAGCCAATTGCAGCTTGGCCAAGAGGCAGTCATACTCGTTGGTCTGAACTTGATTTTAACACTTTTGGTATCAAGAAAACGATCGAAGTCAATCAGAAAGTTGTAGGCACCCTCTGGTTACCGTCACCTAATATCATTAATTTTGAAGGCATAAAAACTCATATCTTTTCCACCATGCTTGTAAGCTTTCTCTTATCAATCCTCATCAGTTCGATTATTGCTTTTGGAATTAGCTACCTGCTAGCGAGTCGACTAACTCGACCGCTTCACCAACTAGCCAAAGCGACAGAAAAAATTAAGAAAAGGCGTTTTGACGTACGGCTGCCTATTACTTCGAAAGATGAACTAGGGACCGTAATGAGTGCTTTTAATGAAATGAACAAAGAACTACAACGAGGCGAACAAGTGCGTAAAAACATGGTTGCAGATGTAGCGCACGAGTTACGGACGCCACTTACGGTAATGCAAGGTCAACTAGAATCGATACAACAAGGATTGATAGCACCGACAGTAGAAAATATTTTGCCGATTCATGATGAAGTGATTCGTATGAATCGTCTCATTGATGATTTACGGCAACTGTCTTTAGCAGAGTCAGGCAACTTGCCACTGCGAAGAATTGATACGGATATGCAAGGGTTGGTTCGTCGAATTCTTGAAATCTTCTCTATTGAACTGGAAGCAAGAAAGCTTCATGGTGAGCTCAATGTTTATGGAGAAATTCCAATTCTTTCAGTTGATCCTGATCGTATTACCCAAGTCATTGTTAATATCTTAAGCAATGCCATGGAATATTCCCCTCTTGATGGAAAGATTCGTATCATCATGAGAGAAATATCTTTGTCAATGGACGAAGGCGACAAAGAATTAGATGAACTGATATACAGTTGGACTTATAACTCAGCAGAAGATCAAGGAATTGATCATGTTGTTCCTGAGAAACCACTATTGCGATGGCCTGAAAAGCAAGCCAAAAAACAAAAAGGCTTGCTCTTGACCATTGTCGACGAAGGCCCTGGCATTGCTCTCGAACATTTGCCTCATGTCTTTGACCGTTTTTATCGCTGCGATTCTTCAAGGGGCCGGAAAAAAGGTGGAACCGGTCTCGGCCTAGCCATTGCCAAAGAATTTGTCTTAGCTCACGGAGGTATGATAACAGTACAAAGTGGGAAAAAGAAAGGTAGTTGCTTTGCTGTCTTTTTACCTGCTCAAAAAGAAGAAAAAAGTGGTCAATCTTGA
- a CDS encoding HAMP domain-containing protein produces MQEIQGLLFVVAIGLLALFLNYSIGFITRPLSDLSLAMERFGKDQTAGEIDEVNQYVSRQDEIGNMAQVLLTMQKRLEQATKKVNIAAEELASSAEEMTAMSQQIAVASDQSSQTIEQIANSIHEQANDTEKGAQIMMQFGKIIEQELKLVERLSRFANNMMRIKDQGEEAFHELVKKAEESNQSALQVYKVIEGNNANDTKNLRCQPNDS; encoded by the coding sequence ATGCAAGAAATACAAGGCCTTCTTTTTGTTGTGGCCATAGGACTTCTTGCTCTTTTCTTGAACTATAGCATTGGTTTTATTACAAGGCCCTTAAGTGACCTGTCACTGGCTATGGAACGATTCGGAAAGGATCAGACAGCAGGAGAGATAGATGAAGTCAATCAATATGTATCACGACAAGATGAGATTGGTAACATGGCGCAAGTCCTTCTAACGATGCAAAAACGTCTTGAACAAGCAACCAAGAAAGTAAATATTGCAGCAGAAGAGCTTGCTTCTTCTGCTGAAGAAATGACAGCCATGTCCCAACAAATCGCAGTGGCATCCGATCAGAGCTCACAGACGATTGAACAAATTGCCAATAGTATTCATGAACAAGCCAATGACACAGAAAAAGGCGCACAGATTATGATGCAGTTTGGAAAAATCATTGAACAAGAACTAAAGCTTGTAGAAAGACTGAGTCGCTTTGCCAATAATATGATGCGTATCAAAGATCAAGGTGAAGAAGCTTTTCATGAACTCGTGAAAAAAGCTGAAGAATCAAACCAGTCTGCTCTACAAGTATACAAAGTCATAGAAGGCAACAATGCCAATGACACAAAAAATCTCCGATGCCAGCCAAATGATTCGTAG
- the speE gene encoding polyamine aminopropyltransferase: MSITTFTEEHTEGYNLQWKIKSILHQEKSAYQEITVADTVQFGRCLILDGAMQITVQDAFIYHELMAHICLASHRQPRNVLIIGGGDGGIIKEVLKHPMVEKVTLVEIDERVVALSKKYLPEFSRSLDHPKVSVVIQDGFDFIAKHQNHFDVILVDSSDPSGPAAPLFSKKFYQLVQEALKQEGIFTAQIGSPLFELDKLKTVYERVKSLFPIARYYMASIPTYSTGPYSLIYGSKGIDPLSPRDVPYLEGLTQYYTPEIHRAAFALPPFIHNAIVGKDTDLSAQARK, from the coding sequence ATGAGCATTACGACATTTACAGAAGAGCATACGGAAGGTTATAACTTACAGTGGAAAATCAAATCAATTTTACACCAAGAAAAAAGTGCATACCAAGAGATAACAGTGGCCGACACCGTACAGTTTGGGCGTTGCCTTATCTTAGATGGTGCAATGCAAATTACCGTCCAAGATGCATTTATCTATCATGAATTAATGGCTCATATCTGCCTGGCTAGTCATCGTCAGCCTCGTAACGTCCTGATTATTGGCGGTGGCGATGGCGGTATAATTAAAGAAGTGCTAAAACATCCCATGGTCGAGAAAGTAACTCTCGTAGAAATTGACGAACGAGTTGTAGCCCTTTCTAAAAAATACTTGCCTGAATTTAGTCGCAGCCTCGATCATCCCAAAGTAAGTGTAGTAATACAAGATGGTTTTGACTTCATTGCGAAACACCAGAATCATTTTGACGTTATCCTTGTTGACTCTAGTGATCCTTCAGGACCGGCGGCTCCGCTTTTTTCCAAAAAGTTTTACCAACTCGTGCAAGAAGCATTGAAGCAAGAAGGGATATTTACAGCCCAGATCGGCTCACCCCTTTTTGAATTGGATAAGCTAAAAACCGTATATGAACGTGTCAAAAGCCTTTTCCCAATCGCACGGTATTATATGGCCTCTATTCCAACCTATAGCACGGGTCCCTATAGCCTCATTTACGGCTCAAAGGGTATCGATCCCCTTTCCCCTCGCGATGTACCTTATCTTGAAGGGCTGACACAATACTATACACCAGAAATTCATCGTGCCGCCTTTGCCTTGCCACCTTTTATCCATAATGCCATCGTGGGAAAAGATACCGATTTATCAGCGCAAGCAAGAAAATAG
- a CDS encoding ammonia-forming cytochrome c nitrite reductase subunit c552 yields the protein MKSRKYVLLFWSALFLFLIAYTPGCTLLQGQQAERAPVELGEFESDPAVWGRLYPDHYDSYLQNYNISRTEYGGSDKYSKLEREPLLRIIFNGFGFSKEYNEDRGHIYSLEDIKMIDPARKSVGTCITCKTSDFKEMYHNYGDEVYAMPITDLLEQSQHPVSCLDCHNPETNELVITRPALIEAFERQGRDITEATRNEMRSLVCAQCHVEYYFEADTKKLVFPWDRGVKADEIYAYFEEIGFSDWVHPDSQTPVLKAQHPDWELNQGSVHQQNGVSCSDCHMPYVRVGSMKISSHWWTSPMHNIQESCGACHRQSEDYLKERILYTQRRVYDQMMHAQQAVTGAIQAIAQAMEQENVNENTLNEARALHREAQWYVDFISSENSMGFHNPQEALRILADSQRIAGKARVKALESFTGQSLPDLPEPRNPGFYTTQEDRNPPQ from the coding sequence TTGAAAAGTAGAAAATACGTACTTCTCTTTTGGTCAGCCCTTTTCCTTTTTTTAATTGCCTATACACCAGGATGTACCCTTTTACAAGGTCAACAAGCAGAGAGAGCTCCTGTTGAGCTTGGTGAATTTGAGTCTGATCCTGCTGTATGGGGGCGCCTCTATCCTGATCATTATGACTCTTATCTACAGAACTATAATATTTCTCGCACTGAATATGGTGGTTCTGATAAATACTCAAAGCTAGAACGGGAGCCTTTGCTCCGTATTATCTTTAATGGCTTTGGCTTTTCTAAGGAGTACAATGAAGATCGTGGTCACATCTACTCACTTGAAGATATTAAGATGATCGATCCAGCTCGCAAAAGTGTTGGAACTTGTATTACCTGTAAAACTTCTGATTTCAAAGAGATGTACCACAACTACGGCGACGAAGTATATGCCATGCCTATTACTGATTTATTGGAGCAGTCACAGCATCCTGTCTCGTGCTTAGACTGTCACAATCCTGAAACGAATGAACTAGTTATCACTCGCCCTGCTTTAATTGAAGCTTTTGAACGGCAAGGTCGAGATATTACAGAAGCCACACGCAATGAGATGCGTAGCCTCGTCTGTGCCCAATGCCATGTCGAATATTATTTTGAAGCAGATACGAAAAAGCTTGTCTTCCCTTGGGATCGAGGTGTTAAAGCCGATGAAATCTACGCTTATTTTGAAGAAATTGGCTTTTCCGATTGGGTCCATCCAGACTCACAAACGCCCGTTCTGAAAGCACAGCATCCCGACTGGGAGCTCAATCAAGGCAGTGTCCATCAACAAAATGGTGTATCTTGTTCCGATTGCCATATGCCTTATGTTCGTGTAGGATCCATGAAAATTTCTTCTCATTGGTGGACAAGCCCTATGCACAATATTCAGGAATCTTGTGGCGCCTGTCATCGTCAATCGGAAGATTATCTGAAAGAACGCATCTTATATACGCAGCGCCGTGTCTACGATCAAATGATGCATGCTCAACAAGCTGTAACCGGTGCAATTCAAGCGATTGCCCAAGCTATGGAGCAGGAAAATGTAAATGAAAATACTTTGAATGAAGCTCGAGCATTGCATCGCGAGGCACAATGGTATGTAGACTTTATATCTTCAGAAAACTCGATGGGCTTTCACAATCCCCAGGAGGCCTTACGAATACTTGCTGATAGCCAACGTATCGCCGGTAAAGCCAGAGTAAAAGCTTTAGAATCTTTCACAGGTCAATCTCTTCCAGACTTACCAGAGCCGAGAAATCCTGGCTTCTATACAACCCAAGAAGATCGCAACCCACCACAATAA
- a CDS encoding DUF4405 domain-containing protein, whose translation MSSITSTEREEGIQSPKKSSKSVLKIKALTSLSLFILGLIVTVTGIGLWIAPSGPFSRGFTFLGMSKPLMLDLHIWLGFLLVFLVLAHLVLNAKMFFQEWKQFLKS comes from the coding sequence ATGAGCTCAATCACGTCGACAGAGAGAGAAGAAGGAATTCAGTCTCCCAAAAAATCAAGTAAAAGCGTTCTTAAGATAAAAGCCCTTACATCGCTAAGCCTTTTTATCTTAGGGCTGATCGTCACTGTAACAGGAATTGGCCTCTGGATTGCACCGTCAGGTCCTTTTTCTAGAGGCTTTACCTTCTTAGGGATGTCAAAGCCTCTGATGCTTGATCTTCACATCTGGTTAGGCTTTTTGCTCGTATTTCTCGTTCTTGCTCATCTAGTCTTAAATGCAAAAATGTTTTTCCAAGAATGGAAGCAATTTTTGAAATCTTAG
- a CDS encoding PilZ domain-containing protein: MKCRRNYIRINCSIPAIHALEGDIAHMDEWVWYDSEICNISLGGMLLSTGEKRELGEQIWIEFTVEESKSILVIGLIRYAQATVEAKGTFYKLGIQFQDILETDRDMIARYITQSQLKNIRKK; this comes from the coding sequence ATGAAGTGTCGTAGAAATTATATTCGCATTAACTGTTCAATACCAGCTATTCACGCCTTAGAAGGCGATATTGCCCATATGGATGAATGGGTTTGGTATGATTCTGAGATTTGTAACATTTCATTAGGTGGAATGCTCCTTTCAACAGGAGAAAAAAGAGAGCTTGGAGAACAGATTTGGATAGAATTTACTGTAGAAGAAAGCAAAAGCATCTTAGTGATAGGTCTTATTCGTTATGCGCAGGCGACTGTAGAAGCAAAAGGGACTTTCTATAAACTAGGCATTCAATTCCAAGATATCCTTGAAACAGATAGAGATATGATAGCTCGCTATATAACACAGTCTCAATTGAAAAACATTAGAAAAAAATAA
- a CDS encoding response regulator transcription factor yields the protein MAKKILIVDDEQKIIDTIRTFLISEGYEVLEALEGQKALCLLEKENPHLILLDWMLPGKSGLDLCKEIRAQRETPIIMLTARVDESEKVLGLEMGADDYITKPFSLRELAARIRSVLRRYEIHSDKAEQKESNLLKRGNLSIDNERFEASLEGKLLHLTATEFKILQTLAYRPGVVYSRLQLMNIVMGETYVNYERSIDTHVSNLRKKIGDTPGNPQYILTVFGIGYKFNEQQS from the coding sequence ATGGCAAAAAAAATCCTCATTGTTGATGACGAGCAAAAAATTATTGATACGATTCGTACGTTTTTAATATCTGAAGGCTATGAAGTCTTGGAAGCTTTAGAAGGTCAAAAAGCTTTATGCTTGCTAGAAAAAGAGAATCCGCATCTGATCTTACTAGACTGGATGTTACCGGGAAAAAGTGGGCTTGATCTTTGTAAAGAAATTCGTGCTCAAAGAGAAACACCCATCATTATGCTGACAGCTCGCGTTGATGAAAGTGAAAAAGTACTGGGCTTGGAAATGGGTGCTGACGATTATATTACCAAACCTTTTAGTTTACGTGAATTGGCAGCGCGCATTCGCTCTGTACTGCGCCGATACGAAATCCATAGTGATAAAGCAGAACAAAAAGAAAGCAACCTTTTGAAGCGGGGAAACTTGTCGATTGACAATGAAAGATTTGAGGCATCCCTAGAGGGAAAACTCTTACATCTAACAGCTACGGAATTTAAGATACTACAGACCTTAGCGTATCGACCCGGCGTTGTTTATAGTCGCTTGCAACTGATGAACATTGTTATGGGAGAAACCTATGTAAATTACGAACGATCTATCGATACCCATGTGAGCAATCTACGCAAAAAAATTGGAGATACGCCAGGAAACCCTCAGTATATTCTTACTGTTTTTGGGATTGGTTATAAATTTAACGAACAGCAGAGTTGA